Genomic segment of Sphingopyxis sp. QXT-31:
TTCGACTGCCACGGCGAGGTGATCGTGTCGGGCGGGACGCTGGAGAGCCCGTTGCTGCTCCAGCGCTCGGGCATCGGTCCTGCCGATATGCTGCGCGCCGCGGGGGTCAAGCCGCTCATCGACGCCCCCGACGTCGGCGGGCGGCTGCGCGAGCATCTGGGCTTTTCGATGCCGCACCGGCTGGCACGCGATGTCGGCAGCAACCGCAGCTTCTTCGGCGTCGGGCTGATGCGCGCGATGGCGCAATATATGCTGACGCGCGGCGGCATCATGGCGACCGGGCCGTTCGAGGTCGGTGCCTTCCTGAACCTCACCAGCCGCGACATGCGCCCAGATCTGCAGCTCTACCTCGGCGGCTACACCTTCGCGCTCGGCGACGACAAGCATCCGGTGCCGCTCAGCAGTATCGATCGCAAGCCGGGCATGACCATTTATGGGCAGCTCCTCCGGCTGACGAGCGAGGGGAGCATCGCGATCACCGGCCCCGGCAGCGATGCAGCCGCCGACATCAAGCCCAACTGGCTCTCGACGCGCGAGGACGAGCGCAGCGCGATCGCCGCGGTGCATGCGATGCGCCGCTATATGGCGCAGCCCGCGCTCGTCGGCCTTGTCGAGCGCGAACTGCTTCCCGGCGCGGCGGTGCAGAGCGACGCCGAAATCCTCGCCGCCTTCCGCCGCCTCGCCACCTGCGGCCTGCACGGCGTGGGGACATGCCGGATGGGCAGCGACAATCGCGCGGTCACCGATGCGCGGCTGCGCGTCAACGGCGTCGGCGGGCTGCGCGTCGTCGATTGCTCGGTGATGCCGTCGCCGGTGACGGGCAACACCAACGCGCCCGCGATGGCGCTGGCGTTGCGCGCGGCCGGACTGATCCGCGAGGATCGGCGACGGCTGCGCGCGGTGGCGTGAAGCATCTGGTGATGGCGATTCCGGGGCGGGGGACTGCCGTTGCCCTGTCCAAAGTTCAGGAAAGTTCAGCCCTGTGCGCTCCCCCAGCAGGACCTCGGCAACCGCGCATGTCGACCGAGTAAAAGCGCTGGAATCGATGCTTGCATAGCTAGATAATGTAGGAAAGCCTTTTTGAATACGACGGCTTTTTTGGAGTGGGCTGCGCTTGCATCTGGACCCCGGCTTTCGTCAGGGAGCGGAAACTAACGCCAGAAACCAGATGCTTATGCTAAAACGCTCTTGCGCTCTTTTAGCCAGCCGATCCCGCGGCGGAGCAGGTCGTAGAAGACCGGCAGGTCCCACGCGCAGCGGTCGACCGTCGGCCACCAGTCCATCATCGGCTGCAGGTCGTAATGCCCGCGGCAATGGCCGAGCGTCAGGTACAGCACTGCCCCCGCGCCGTGCCGCTTGATGTAGAAGACCGGGTAGGTGCCCGGCGCGTCCGCGGCTTCGACGAAGCCGGTGCCGGGGCCGGTGCATTCGGTGTCGAGCAGTATATGCAGGTCGCCGTGCGTTTCGAGGTGATACAGCTCGTCGGTCGTCTCGAACGGCTCGATGCCCTTGGTGAGTTGGTGGTCGGGGTCGGCGACGCGCACCGTATAGGGCTCGATCGCCGGATGGCTGATGAACTGCGAGCCGAGCAGGTTCATCATCAGCGGCGCCCAGCGCGGCGCGTCCCACAGACCGGTGTCGAGCAGGCGGAGGATCGAATTCGTCCCGTGGAGCGCGTACCAGCGCCCGCCCTTCGCTAGCCAGCGCTTGAGTGCCTCCTGCGCGGGCAGCGACGGGGTAACGTCGCAGGTATAGGTGATCAGGATATCGGCCGCCTCGATCGCCGCGATATTGTCGTAATTTTCGAACACCCGCGTCCGCACGCGCTGGTCCTCGGCGAGCAGTTTGAGCAGCTCGAGCCGCGCGAAATCCATGTCGTGCCAGACACCGCCGCAGATCAGCACGCAATCGATGCGGGGCGGATGTTCGCTGTCGCTCATCGCCGGTTCTCTCCTCCTGTTATGGCGCCATCATGCGGGTGCGGTGCGCTGCCGTCACCTTGCTGTATTGATAGGTTCCCGAAGACCATGAAACTGGCAAGAGGGACGGCGAGAGGAGAGGCGCGATGCAGCAGAGGCTGGGCGGCAGGGTTGCTCTGGTCACCGGCGGGACCAGCGGGATTGGCGCTGCGGCGGTCGCGCGATTGACGCGCGAAGGCGCGAAAGTGGTCTTCACCGGCTCCAACACCGAGGCCGCCGCGAGGGTCGAGGCCGACACCGGCGCCGTCTTCCGCGCCCACCGCGTCGAGGACGCATCCGCCTGGCCCGCGCTGATGGCGGAGATCGACGCCGAATATGGCCGGCTCGACATCGCCTTCGCCAATGCCGGGACCGAAGCGGGCGATGCGAGCGTCGAGGATATCGGCATCGACGCCTGGAACCATATCGTGGGGGTCAATCAGACCGGTGTGATGCTCACCGTCCAGCATGCGATTCGCGCGATGGCGAAGAATCCCGGCGGTGCTGCGGGGTCCATCGTCGTCAATTCTTCGATGAACGCGCATCGTGCGATGGGCAATTATGCCGCTTATTCGGTGACCAAAGCGGCGGTCGTCGCGCTGGTCAAGTCGGCGGCGATCCACTGCGCGGGCAAGGGCTATGCGATCCGCGTCAATGCCGTGCTTCCGGGGGTGGTCGAGACCGACATGATCCGCGGCGTCATCGACCGCGCGCCCGATCCCGACGCCGCCCGCGCCGCGTTCGAGGGCATGGCGCCGATGAAGCGCATGGCGCAGCTTGCCGAAGTCGCCGCCCTCGTCGCTTTCCTCGCCTCCGACGAGGCGGCGTTCATCTCGGGCGCCGACTATGTCATCGACGGCGCGACCACCGCCGGTATGATGGGCGTCTGACGGCCCCTATTCTGCTGGAGCGACTGTGACCGAACCCAAGCTGTTCACGCCGATGACCGTCGGCGGCCTCGCCCTTCGCAACCGCATCGTGATTGCCCCGATGTGCCAATATTCGGCGGTCGACGGCTGCATGACCGACTGGCATCTGATCCATCTCGGCAATCTGGCGCTATCCGGCGCAGCCTTGCTGACGATCGAGGCGACCGCGGTGTTGCCCGAGGGGCGGATCAGCTATGCCGACGTGGGCCTGTGGGACGATGCGACCGAAGCCGCGATGGCGCGCACGCTGGCGAGCGTCCGCCGCTGGTCGGATATGCCGATCGCGATCCAGCTTGGGCATGCGGGCCGCAAGGCCTCGACCGAGGTGCCGTGGAAAGGCGGGGCGCAGCTGGCGCCCGGCGGTCCGAACGGCTGGCAGACCGAGGGACCGTCGGCATTACCTTTCGCCGAAGGCGACGTTCCGCCGGCCGAGCTCGACCGCGACGGCATGGCGCGCATCCGCGACGCCTTTGCCGCATCGGCGATCCGTGCCGCGCGGCTCGGCATCGATGCGGTGCAGATCCACGCTGCGCACGGCTATCTGCTGCACCAGTTTCTCTCGCCGCTGTCGAACCGCCGCACCGACGATTATGGCGGCAGTCTCGAGAACCGGATGCGCTTTCCGATCGAGGTTTTCGATGCGGTGCGCGGGGCCTTTCCCGCCGATCGCCCCGTCACCGTCCGCGTGTCGGGTACCGACTGGGTCGATGGCGGCTGGACGATCGAGGAGACCGTCCGGTTCGGACAGGAACTCGAAGCGCGCGGCTGTTCGGCAATCCATGTGTCGAGCGGCGGGCTCGATCCGCGCCAGCAAATTCCGGTCGGACCCGGCTATCAGGTGCCCCTCGCGCGCGCGGTGATGCAGGCCGTGCCGATGCCGGTCGTCGCAGTGGGCATGATCACCGATTACGACCAGGCCGAGGCGATTATCGCCTCGGGCGACGCCGATATGGTCGCGCTGGCGCGCGGCATATTGTTCGATCCTCGCTGGCCTTGGCACGCCGCCGCGCACCTCGGTGCCAAAGTGTCCGCGCCGCCGCAATATCTGCGCTCGCAGCCGCGCGATTACCCCGATCTCTTTACAATATAGAGATTTGCTGCCGGCGATCGAGAGCGTTGATTAAGCATTCCTTTTTCGTGCCAGATGGGACCCTGTCTGTTACTCTACGCGTGCGGAGGCGGCGCCCCGGTAATGAGGACTGCAGCGGTGCGGATAGCGACATGGTGGCGAGTGGCGGCGAAAAACTGGGTGCTGGTGGGCACCTGCGCCGGGGTGCTCGTCATCCTGTCGATCCTGTCGCTGGGGACCGACCGCGGGTTCGCGGAGAATGCTCGGCTGCGCTAGCAGGTCGTCGATTCCTATGACGCGCGTGCCGCGCTGCAGGGGGTGCTGGCGCGGCATCAGGATATCGAGCTCGGCCAGCGTGGCATCGTGATCACCGGCGATCCGGCGTTCCTGGCGCCCTATCGCAGCGCCGAATCGCGCATCGACGCCAATTTCGAACTGTTCCAGAAGCTGGCGGGCGGCGAGGGGCAGGATCGGCTGATCGCCGAGCTGCGCGCGACCTCGACCGAAAAGCGCCGCTTCGTCGAACGCACGATCGACCTGGTCGAAGCCGGGCGGCGCGACGAAGCGATCGCGCTGATCGCCAGCGGCGAGGGCAAGAGGTCGATGGATCGCCTCCGCCTGCTCATCGGCGAAATCTCGGAGGCCGAGCGCAAGACGCTCGCCGAGCGCACCGCGGTCGCCGACGGTTCGCGCACCGCGCTCCGCCAGCGCAGCTTTGCGCTTCAGGCCGGGCTGATCCTGCTCTTGATCATCTCCGCGGTGCTGATCGCGCGCAGCCAGTGGGCGCGCAACCACGCCCTGTAATTGGTCGAAAATGCGCTACGGAAGCGACGCAAATAGGGTTACCGAAGCATGACGCTGCATGGTAACGGGCAATCTGGTCGCGCAAAGCTTCCCGATAAAGGGGCAAGTCGTTTGGAATGAAACAGGATTCGCATCCCGAAAGCGATGCCAGGCGGTTGATCGATAGCCTCGGCGAGGGCGAGATCGAATGTCTGCGCCTGGTGGGCAAGGGCCTTGGGTCGAAGGCGATCGCGCGCGAGCTCGGTCTGTCGCCGCACACCGTCGATGCCCGGCTGAAGGCGACCTGCCGCAAGCTCGGCACCAATTCGCGCTTTGTCGCGGCCAAGATGCTGGCCGACAACCCGCCTTCATCTCCCGAAAAGCCACCGGATTCGACCGATACCAATTTGGTATATGAAAATGTGAGCCTTCCCAACGGGCCGGTTGCCGCCGACAAGGGGGCATCGGCGGGGGAAGGCGACGGCCCCGGCGATCTCGATCACGCCATGCCTCGAGAGACCGGGTCGATAGCCGATTCCGGGAGCGGGGGGGCTTGGCTCGAGCCGGATCATCCGATCGCCAAATTCTTCGGGGGCGAAAACAGGCTTTCGGTCTGGCAACGGCTGCTGGTCACCCTTGCCATCGCGATGGGATCGGTCATCGCGTTCGGCGTGCTCGTCAACGGGCTCGTCGGAATCTCGAGGCTCATTTCGTCTCCCTGAACGGCCGCGATCGGGCGGTCTGGGGGAGTGGGAACATGCTCAAGGAACGCATCGCCGCCGCCAACGAGGTCGCGGACAAGCTGCACCAATATGAAAAAGCGATCGACGAGGCGATCGCGCGTGCCGGGGAACTGGTCAGCATCTTGCCGCAGGCGCAGGCATCGGCCAAGCTGTCGTCCGTGATGGGCGATACGAGCTTCAACCTGTTGCACGCTTCGGTGACCGGACTGTTCGAAGGGCGCGCACGCGTCGTCGCGCTGC
This window contains:
- a CDS encoding GMC family oxidoreductase is translated as MAESWDYIVVGAGSAGCVVAEQLSADPQIRVLLLEAGGDNASRWVAIPKGVAKLVTNPDHIWAYGVSQPRGDGGAPGEVWIRGKGLGGSSAVNGMIWSRGEPADYDEWEKLGGTGWDGAAMTEAFRSLEDHGLGASAMRGAGGPVGIAPKIHSYPLAETIVQAGVEMGLKPVDDLNGTTLDRVGFYSHNVRRGRRESAATTFLARAKKRPNLHVVTHAMAERLVVENGVVTGVEAKVAGQPRRFDCHGEVIVSGGTLESPLLLQRSGIGPADMLRAAGVKPLIDAPDVGGRLREHLGFSMPHRLARDVGSNRSFFGVGLMRAMAQYMLTRGGIMATGPFEVGAFLNLTSRDMRPDLQLYLGGYTFALGDDKHPVPLSSIDRKPGMTIYGQLLRLTSEGSIAITGPGSDAAADIKPNWLSTREDERSAIAAVHAMRRYMAQPALVGLVERELLPGAAVQSDAEILAAFRRLATCGLHGVGTCRMGSDNRAVTDARLRVNGVGGLRVVDCSVMPSPVTGNTNAPAMALALRAAGLIREDRRRLRAVA
- a CDS encoding ThuA domain-containing protein is translated as MSDSEHPPRIDCVLICGGVWHDMDFARLELLKLLAEDQRVRTRVFENYDNIAAIEAADILITYTCDVTPSLPAQEALKRWLAKGGRWYALHGTNSILRLLDTGLWDAPRWAPLMMNLLGSQFISHPAIEPYTVRVADPDHQLTKGIEPFETTDELYHLETHGDLHILLDTECTGPGTGFVEAADAPGTYPVFYIKRHGAGAVLYLTLGHCRGHYDLQPMMDWWPTVDRCAWDLPVFYDLLRRGIGWLKERKSVLA
- a CDS encoding SDR family NAD(P)-dependent oxidoreductase; translation: MQQRLGGRVALVTGGTSGIGAAAVARLTREGAKVVFTGSNTEAAARVEADTGAVFRAHRVEDASAWPALMAEIDAEYGRLDIAFANAGTEAGDASVEDIGIDAWNHIVGVNQTGVMLTVQHAIRAMAKNPGGAAGSIVVNSSMNAHRAMGNYAAYSVTKAAVVALVKSAAIHCAGKGYAIRVNAVLPGVVETDMIRGVIDRAPDPDAARAAFEGMAPMKRMAQLAEVAALVAFLASDEAAFISGADYVIDGATTAGMMGV
- a CDS encoding NADH:flavin oxidoreductase/NADH oxidase, with translation MTEPKLFTPMTVGGLALRNRIVIAPMCQYSAVDGCMTDWHLIHLGNLALSGAALLTIEATAVLPEGRISYADVGLWDDATEAAMARTLASVRRWSDMPIAIQLGHAGRKASTEVPWKGGAQLAPGGPNGWQTEGPSALPFAEGDVPPAELDRDGMARIRDAFAASAIRAARLGIDAVQIHAAHGYLLHQFLSPLSNRRTDDYGGSLENRMRFPIEVFDAVRGAFPADRPVTVRVSGTDWVDGGWTIEETVRFGQELEARGCSAIHVSSGGLDPRQQIPVGPGYQVPLARAVMQAVPMPVVAVGMITDYDQAEAIIASGDADMVALARGILFDPRWPWHAAAHLGAKVSAPPQYLRSQPRDYPDLFTI
- a CDS encoding helix-turn-helix domain-containing protein gives rise to the protein MKQDSHPESDARRLIDSLGEGEIECLRLVGKGLGSKAIARELGLSPHTVDARLKATCRKLGTNSRFVAAKMLADNPPSSPEKPPDSTDTNLVYENVSLPNGPVAADKGASAGEGDGPGDLDHAMPRETGSIADSGSGGAWLEPDHPIAKFFGGENRLSVWQRLLVTLAIAMGSVIAFGVLVNGLVGISRLISSP